Proteins co-encoded in one Arthrobacter sp. ERGS1:01 genomic window:
- a CDS encoding malonic semialdehyde reductase, which translates to MSVDIATEINLQDELILDADAAAALFLDARTANSWADDEISDETLQAVYALTKMGPTAFNMQPLRISWIRSAEARERLVAHMGDGNKAKTLTAPVVALLSYNKDWHELLPTTAPHMAGMIPMFEENVAVRHAMAANNAHLQAGYFVMAARAAGLAAGPMTGFDMEGMDAEFNADSTHQVFMVVNLGKPNGVVDRDRLARLEFDVATETL; encoded by the coding sequence ATGAGCGTCGACATCGCCACCGAAATCAACCTGCAGGACGAACTCATCTTGGATGCGGATGCTGCGGCGGCGTTGTTCCTGGATGCGCGTACGGCCAACAGCTGGGCCGACGACGAGATCTCGGACGAGACGCTGCAGGCCGTGTACGCGCTGACCAAGATGGGCCCGACCGCCTTCAATATGCAGCCGCTGCGCATCAGCTGGATCCGTTCGGCCGAGGCCCGCGAGCGCCTGGTGGCCCACATGGGCGACGGCAACAAGGCCAAGACGCTGACCGCCCCGGTGGTTGCGCTGCTCAGCTACAACAAGGACTGGCACGAACTCCTGCCCACCACGGCACCGCACATGGCCGGCATGATTCCCATGTTCGAGGAGAACGTCGCCGTCCGCCACGCGATGGCCGCGAACAACGCCCACCTGCAGGCCGGCTACTTCGTGATGGCAGCCCGTGCGGCAGGCCTGGCCGCCGGCCCGATGACCGGTTTCGACATGGAAGGCATGGACGCCGAGTTCAACGCCGACTCCACCCACCAGGTGTTCATGGTGGTCAACCTGGGCAAGCCCAACGGCGTCGTGGACCGCGACCGCCTGGCCCGCCTCGAGTTCGATGTGGCCACCGAGACCCTCTAG
- a CDS encoding family 20 glycosylhydrolase: protein MAVVAPAMLLTMTAAPVVAAPGDPVSKNVALASAGATVTASGNEQVGVHQMGDAIDGDATSRWSSNTSDTASLTVKLAQPTLISKVVIKWEAACAAKYKLQVSTNGVDFIDATDVQSRPDCAAAANDAPALNAGISTTKYQYVRMQGIDRTPIGGAKWGISLFEFEVWDTPAAPAANVALAASGATVTATGQEVAGQWGPALVIDGDADRSKPNASQSRWSSNTADNAAITVKLAQPTLIDHVTIDWEKACAAQYKLQVSNDGNNFTDATDVISPTCDGRDSQKIKAALAATPYQYIRMQGIARTPIGGVKYGMSMWEFEVWTGPEPVPVVPAAGINLIPMPVNMTTPDKAPFVLGAGSRIVANNAETKATGNYLAGIFRASTGLALPVVDGTTGDSDDIVLSQTPGDIANLGAGLQSEAYSLSVDPVTGTKITSATSDGVFDGVQTLRQLFPAFIESKQKVIADWTAPAVQITDAPRFDKRGMMLDVARDFKRPDEVKHVIDSLAAYKISTLHIHLADDQGWRIQITNDGKVAGDTIDYSLLTGVSGKTAATRNSSGGAMGFQDELGHTGFYTQDEYKDIVAYAASRHIEVIPEIDVPGHTNAALHAIPQLNTAASKPGKDESGVVPANGTGDVGYSTLDVAEPATWNFLTHVYTQIAAMTPGKYIHVGGDESHATPHDDYVNFITKTVKIIHDLGKQPIGWNEAAVGGLQAGDGIQYWTGGTADTLSAINTKGAKLMVSNGSTSYIDMKYNAKTPIGLTWAGTGDFPKYYDWDPAATVQNAGANLPDASILGVEAAQWSETIRGGDQAEFMAFPRVVSFAEIGWTPQAKRNVNDFKVRMAAMGQRMLTSGTNFYDGNNAKWSWSMAGSPVAVAPGKALNLAVGQLAAPGTKVAANGATIAVDSVDDADGVSASTVAGNLGVTVNWGDGTAATPATFAAKRDRTSLSAGSLYTLKSTHSYAAAGNFNGTLTASDGTVAKFTVTVAAGTADPQEPTPWDTSQTAAMTAAPTTKAGDRLQTALSGFEPGKYVTMAVGTNVVGTVLPDANGTITFQLPVPPSIYSGSYALTATQGTRVATGNVAVTSTLVPLANKIPQNQLTIKSVDSQEMTGEPAPNGPAAAALDGDPNTYWHTQWSGSSDPFPHSLVLDLGKSFNVTGFEYTQRQSNTNGKMKDYEIYVSDSLTDFGTKVASGTFLDVNRAQVVTISGGKVGRYVKFVGLNSMAGNAFGGAAELNVGGIAPGATVPDVSANVGTIKAGGTVDLSLKGFAANTPVSLSLHSTPVDLGTVTTDANGAATKTVTIPSTIEAGNHTIVATAGAITASFALTVAPADVPTTEPTTEPTSTPTTDPTETTTPTTDPTTDPTDSATPTTDPTDSATPTTDPTESTTPTIDPTTNPTSDPTGSTAPTTSGTSPAATKSATGTPPATSSAAAPAGTPSATSAPSTDHELASTGANTTPFLLGGLVLVLVGVVSFTSRRKRKSTHA from the coding sequence ATGGCGGTGGTTGCCCCGGCCATGTTGCTGACCATGACGGCGGCACCCGTCGTCGCGGCGCCCGGCGACCCCGTCAGCAAGAACGTGGCCCTGGCCAGCGCCGGCGCCACCGTGACCGCCTCGGGCAATGAGCAGGTTGGCGTCCACCAGATGGGCGACGCGATCGACGGCGACGCCACCTCGCGCTGGTCCTCGAACACCTCGGACACCGCGTCACTGACCGTCAAGCTGGCCCAGCCGACCCTCATCAGCAAGGTCGTGATCAAGTGGGAGGCCGCTTGCGCCGCCAAGTACAAGCTGCAGGTCTCCACCAACGGCGTCGACTTCATCGATGCCACGGATGTCCAGAGCCGTCCCGATTGCGCCGCTGCGGCCAACGACGCCCCTGCACTGAACGCCGGGATCTCCACCACCAAGTACCAGTACGTGCGCATGCAGGGCATTGACCGCACGCCGATTGGCGGTGCCAAGTGGGGCATCTCCCTGTTCGAGTTCGAGGTGTGGGACACCCCCGCCGCCCCTGCCGCAAACGTGGCCCTGGCCGCCTCCGGCGCCACCGTGACCGCCACGGGCCAGGAAGTGGCCGGCCAGTGGGGACCGGCACTGGTCATCGACGGCGACGCCGACCGCTCCAAGCCGAACGCCTCGCAGTCGCGCTGGTCCTCCAACACCGCCGACAACGCCGCCATCACGGTCAAGCTGGCCCAGCCCACCCTGATCGACCACGTGACCATCGATTGGGAAAAGGCCTGCGCCGCCCAGTACAAGCTCCAGGTCTCCAACGACGGCAACAATTTCACCGATGCCACCGACGTCATTTCCCCCACCTGTGACGGGCGGGACAGCCAAAAGATCAAGGCGGCCCTGGCAGCCACCCCGTACCAGTACATCCGCATGCAGGGAATCGCCCGCACGCCCATCGGCGGGGTCAAGTACGGCATGTCCATGTGGGAATTCGAGGTGTGGACCGGCCCCGAGCCCGTCCCGGTGGTTCCCGCCGCCGGCATCAACCTGATCCCGATGCCCGTGAACATGACTACCCCGGACAAGGCGCCTTTCGTCCTTGGCGCGGGCTCACGCATTGTGGCCAACAACGCCGAGACGAAGGCCACCGGCAACTACCTGGCCGGCATCTTCCGCGCCTCCACCGGGCTGGCCCTGCCCGTCGTCGACGGCACCACCGGCGACAGCGACGACATCGTGCTCTCCCAAACCCCGGGCGACATCGCCAACCTTGGTGCCGGCCTGCAGTCCGAGGCCTACTCGCTCAGCGTTGACCCCGTCACGGGCACCAAAATCACCTCCGCCACCTCCGACGGCGTGTTCGACGGCGTGCAGACCCTCCGCCAGCTCTTCCCGGCGTTCATCGAGTCCAAGCAGAAAGTCATCGCCGACTGGACCGCGCCCGCCGTGCAGATCACCGACGCACCCCGCTTCGACAAGCGCGGCATGATGCTCGACGTCGCCCGCGACTTCAAGCGCCCCGACGAGGTCAAGCACGTCATCGACTCGCTCGCGGCCTACAAGATCTCCACGCTGCACATCCACCTGGCCGACGACCAGGGCTGGCGGATCCAGATCACCAACGACGGCAAGGTCGCCGGCGACACGATCGACTATTCGCTGCTGACCGGCGTGTCCGGCAAGACGGCGGCCACCCGCAACTCCAGCGGCGGCGCCATGGGCTTCCAGGACGAACTGGGCCACACGGGCTTCTACACCCAGGACGAATACAAGGACATCGTCGCCTACGCCGCGTCCCGGCACATCGAGGTCATCCCCGAGATCGACGTGCCGGGCCACACGAACGCCGCCCTGCATGCCATCCCGCAGCTGAACACGGCCGCATCCAAGCCGGGCAAGGACGAAAGCGGCGTGGTGCCGGCCAACGGTACCGGCGACGTCGGCTATTCCACCCTTGATGTTGCCGAACCGGCCACCTGGAACTTCCTCACGCACGTCTACACCCAGATTGCCGCGATGACCCCGGGCAAGTACATCCACGTTGGCGGCGACGAATCCCACGCCACCCCACACGACGACTACGTCAACTTCATCACCAAGACCGTGAAGATCATCCACGACCTCGGCAAGCAGCCGATCGGCTGGAACGAGGCCGCCGTGGGCGGGCTGCAGGCCGGCGACGGCATCCAGTACTGGACCGGCGGCACGGCGGACACCCTCTCCGCCATCAACACCAAGGGCGCCAAGCTCATGGTCTCCAACGGCTCCACCTCCTACATCGACATGAAGTACAACGCCAAGACCCCGATCGGCCTGACCTGGGCCGGCACGGGGGACTTCCCCAAGTACTACGACTGGGATCCGGCCGCCACCGTGCAAAACGCCGGCGCCAACCTGCCCGACGCCAGCATCCTCGGCGTCGAGGCGGCCCAGTGGTCCGAGACGATCCGCGGCGGGGACCAGGCCGAGTTCATGGCCTTCCCCCGCGTGGTCTCCTTCGCCGAGATCGGCTGGACCCCGCAGGCCAAGCGCAACGTGAACGACTTCAAGGTCCGCATGGCGGCCATGGGCCAGCGCATGCTTACCTCGGGCACCAACTTCTACGACGGAAACAACGCCAAGTGGAGCTGGTCGATGGCCGGCTCCCCGGTGGCCGTTGCTCCCGGCAAGGCACTGAACCTGGCCGTGGGCCAGCTCGCGGCACCGGGCACGAAGGTCGCCGCCAACGGCGCAACCATTGCGGTTGACTCGGTCGACGACGCCGACGGCGTCAGCGCCTCCACGGTCGCCGGGAACCTGGGCGTCACCGTCAACTGGGGTGACGGCACTGCCGCAACGCCGGCAACCTTCGCAGCCAAGCGCGACCGCACCTCACTGTCAGCAGGCAGCCTCTACACCCTCAAGTCGACCCACAGCTACGCGGCGGCCGGCAACTTCAACGGCACCCTGACGGCCAGCGACGGCACGGTGGCCAAGTTCACCGTCACGGTTGCGGCCGGCACCGCCGATCCGCAGGAACCCACCCCGTGGGACACCTCGCAGACCGCGGCCATGACGGCTGCCCCGACCACCAAGGCCGGCGACCGCCTGCAAACCGCGCTCAGCGGCTTCGAGCCCGGCAAGTACGTCACCATGGCCGTGGGCACGAACGTGGTTGGCACGGTCCTGCCCGACGCCAACGGCACCATCACCTTCCAGCTGCCAGTACCCCCCAGCATCTACTCGGGCAGCTACGCGTTGACGGCAACCCAGGGCACCCGGGTGGCCACCGGCAACGTGGCGGTGACCTCCACCCTTGTTCCGCTGGCCAACAAGATCCCGCAGAACCAGCTCACCATCAAGTCCGTGGACTCCCAGGAAATGACGGGCGAGCCCGCTCCCAACGGCCCCGCCGCGGCAGCCCTCGACGGCGATCCCAACACGTACTGGCACACCCAGTGGTCAGGGAGTTCCGACCCGTTCCCGCACTCCCTGGTCCTGGACCTGGGCAAGAGCTTCAACGTCACCGGCTTTGAGTACACGCAGCGCCAGTCCAACACCAACGGCAAGATGAAGGATTACGAGATTTACGTATCCGACAGCCTCACGGACTTTGGCACCAAGGTTGCCTCGGGTACGTTCCTTGACGTGAACCGTGCGCAGGTTGTCACGATTTCCGGCGGCAAGGTTGGCCGGTACGTGAAGTTCGTCGGCCTGAACTCTATGGCCGGCAACGCCTTTGGCGGAGCTGCCGAGCTCAATGTTGGCGGCATCGCACCGGGCGCCACGGTTCCCGATGTCAGCGCCAACGTTGGCACCATCAAGGCCGGCGGCACGGTGGACCTGTCCCTGAAGGGCTTCGCGGCCAACACGCCGGTCAGCCTGTCCCTGCACTCCACCCCCGTGGACCTGGGCACGGTGACCACCGACGCAAACGGCGCCGCCACCAAGACCGTCACGATCCCGTCGACGATCGAGGCCGGCAACCACACGATCGTCGCCACCGCCGGCGCGATCACGGCGTCCTTCGCACTGACCGTGGCCCCGGCCGACGTTCCCACCACCGAGCCGACGACGGAGCCGACCTCAACCCCGACGACGGACCCCACGGAGACCACGACGCCGACAACCGATCCCACAACGGATCCGACGGATTCCGCCACTCCCACCACGGATCCGACGGATTCCGCCACTCCCACCACGGATCCGACCGAGTCGACCACCCCGACGATCGACCCGACAACGAACCCGACGTCCGACCCGACGGGTTCCACGGCGCCGACGACGTCCGGCACGTCACCGGCCGCAACGAAGTCCGCCACCGGCACGCCGCCGGCAACGTCTTCGGCCGCCGCCCCGGCCGGCACGCCATCGGCTACGAGCGCCCCGTCAACTGACCACGAGCTGGCCAGCACGGGTGCGAACACCACTCCGTTCCTATTGGGCGGATTGGTCCTGGTCCTGGTCGGCGTGGTGAGCTTCACCAGCCGCCGCAAGCGGAAGTCCACCCACGCCTAG
- a CDS encoding malate dehydrogenase: MNAQPKSPVTVTVTGAAGQIGYALLFRIASGAMLGPDVPVKLNLLEVPQAAKAAEGTVLELLDCAFPLVAGMDVFDDPAQAFDGANIALLVGARPRGPGMERADLLRANGGIFSVQGRALNDGAADDIKAVVVGNPANTNALIAASHAPDIPASRFTALTRLDHDRALAQLAAKTGAPVSAIRKLAIWGNHSATQYPDINHATVDGRPAASLVDQAWIAEDFIPRVANRGAEIISVRGGSSAASAANAALEHMRLWVQGTRDGDWTSMAVPSDGSYGVPEGLVSSFPVTTSGGEYSIVQGLEISDFSRARIDASVAELSAERDAVRELGLF; encoded by the coding sequence ATGAACGCACAGCCGAAATCCCCCGTCACCGTCACGGTCACCGGGGCCGCAGGTCAAATTGGCTACGCCCTCCTGTTCCGCATCGCCTCCGGAGCAATGCTGGGCCCCGACGTCCCGGTCAAACTCAACCTCCTGGAGGTGCCGCAGGCCGCCAAGGCCGCGGAAGGCACCGTACTGGAACTGCTGGACTGCGCATTCCCGCTGGTGGCCGGCATGGACGTCTTTGACGACCCCGCCCAGGCGTTCGACGGCGCCAACATCGCCCTGCTGGTCGGGGCACGGCCGCGCGGGCCGGGAATGGAACGGGCCGATCTGCTGCGCGCCAACGGCGGCATCTTCTCCGTCCAGGGGCGGGCCCTGAACGACGGCGCGGCGGACGACATCAAGGCCGTGGTGGTCGGCAACCCGGCCAACACCAACGCGCTGATTGCCGCCTCCCACGCCCCCGACATCCCGGCGTCGCGCTTCACGGCCCTGACCCGGCTGGACCACGACCGCGCCCTGGCCCAGCTGGCCGCGAAGACCGGCGCACCGGTGTCCGCGATCAGGAAGCTGGCCATCTGGGGCAACCATTCGGCCACCCAATACCCGGACATCAACCACGCCACCGTGGACGGGCGGCCCGCCGCCTCGCTCGTGGACCAGGCCTGGATCGCGGAGGACTTCATTCCGCGGGTGGCCAACCGGGGTGCGGAAATCATCTCGGTGCGCGGCGGCTCCTCCGCGGCGTCGGCAGCCAATGCCGCCCTCGAACACATGCGGCTGTGGGTACAGGGCACGCGCGACGGCGACTGGACCAGCATGGCGGTGCCCTCCGACGGCTCCTACGGCGTGCCGGAAGGGCTGGTCAGCTCCTTCCCCGTCACCACCTCCGGCGGCGAGTATTCCATTGTGCAGGGACTGGAGATCAGCGACTTTTCCCGTGCCCGGATCGATGCGTCCGTGGCCGAACTGTCCGCCGAACGCGACGCCGTAAGGGAGCTTGGACTCTTCTAG
- a CDS encoding LamB/YcsF family protein, with translation MPCIDLNADVGESFGRWPLGDDAAVMASTSSANIACGFHAGDPSAIRKACAAAAAAGVVVGAHPGYRDLAGFGRRFIDMEPAELRDETIYQIGALRALAAAEGVTVSYVKPHGALYNAIVHHAGQAQAVVDAVLATDPALPLLVAPNSEVARLAGAAGLRVVTEAFADRGYNAGGTLVSRMLPGALLTTIDAVVAQCLDIALRGEVRAVDGSKVAVSAESICLHGDTPGAVAMAAAVRRALVEAGVAIRSFA, from the coding sequence CTGCCTTGCATCGACCTGAACGCCGATGTCGGCGAATCCTTTGGCCGGTGGCCGCTCGGCGATGACGCGGCCGTCATGGCCTCCACCTCAAGCGCCAACATCGCCTGCGGTTTCCACGCCGGCGACCCCTCCGCCATCCGCAAGGCGTGCGCCGCAGCGGCGGCAGCCGGCGTCGTCGTGGGCGCCCACCCCGGCTACCGCGACCTGGCCGGATTTGGCCGCCGCTTCATCGACATGGAGCCCGCCGAACTGCGCGACGAGACCATCTACCAGATAGGCGCCTTGCGAGCGCTGGCCGCGGCCGAGGGCGTCACCGTCAGCTACGTCAAGCCGCATGGCGCCCTGTACAACGCAATCGTGCACCACGCCGGACAGGCGCAGGCCGTGGTCGACGCCGTCCTCGCCACGGACCCGGCGCTGCCGCTGCTGGTGGCCCCGAACTCGGAGGTGGCCCGGCTGGCCGGAGCGGCGGGACTGCGCGTGGTCACGGAGGCGTTTGCCGATCGCGGCTACAACGCGGGCGGCACGCTGGTCTCCCGCATGCTCCCCGGCGCCTTGCTCACCACCATCGATGCCGTGGTGGCCCAATGCCTGGACATCGCCCTGCGCGGGGAGGTCAGGGCCGTCGACGGCAGCAAGGTGGCCGTGTCCGCGGAAAGTATCTGCCTGCATGGGGACACCCCCGGCGCCGTCGCCATGGCCGCGGCCGTGCGGCGGGCCCTTGTCGAGGCCGGCGTGGCCATCCGCAGCTTCGCGTAA
- a CDS encoding 5-oxoprolinase subunit B/C family protein: MTFLRFLPMGEAAVLVELEHPSDATGLQLLLRNAALPGVIDVVGAAQTVLVTAETPAALRAAVRWIRRADLGVAAPSSAGATLTLETVYDGDDLTDAARHAGVSSDALVAWHSGQEWVAAFGGFAPGFMYLSPTQTPISMPRRASPRTVVPAGSVALGGGFSAVYPGPSPGGWQLIGRVGESLWDPERTIPALVQPGDRVRFRPVREVAVVSRHRATPVAEAGRGAAAERDSAGHRLRGFRVLSPGPHTTVQDLGRPGLAHLGLTASGALDRAALRRANRLVGNPGVGTGDAGLEIVAGALALQAVGSQIVAVTGSGTQWVTVSGGLENATPSGTPIQLRDGDTLLMRPDAATGFRSYLAVRGGLDVPAVLGSRSTDALSGTGPAPLSAGMFLPVAAAHAGAVGFPEPEPPPGDGVTVLRFISGPREDWFTPDSVAAFRSQDWTVTAQSNRVGLRLDGVALELARKGELPSEGMVAGAIQLPPSGLPVLFLADHPVTGGYPVIGVVLRADLDKAAQLAPGARMAFRAVP, translated from the coding sequence GTGACTTTCTTGCGCTTCTTACCCATGGGCGAGGCCGCCGTCCTGGTGGAACTCGAACACCCTTCCGATGCCACGGGCCTGCAGCTGCTGCTGCGCAATGCGGCCCTTCCCGGGGTCATCGATGTGGTGGGTGCCGCCCAAACAGTGCTGGTCACGGCGGAGACACCGGCGGCGCTGCGGGCGGCGGTGCGCTGGATTCGGCGGGCAGACCTCGGCGTCGCGGCGCCGTCTTCCGCTGGAGCGACTCTCACGCTGGAGACCGTGTACGACGGCGATGACCTCACCGACGCCGCGCGGCACGCGGGCGTATCCAGCGATGCATTGGTGGCGTGGCACTCCGGGCAGGAGTGGGTGGCCGCGTTTGGCGGGTTCGCACCCGGTTTCATGTACCTCTCCCCCACGCAAACACCGATCTCCATGCCGCGAAGGGCATCCCCGCGCACCGTGGTGCCTGCCGGTTCCGTGGCGTTGGGCGGCGGGTTTTCGGCCGTGTATCCCGGCCCGTCGCCGGGTGGCTGGCAGTTGATCGGGCGGGTTGGCGAGTCGCTGTGGGATCCGGAGCGCACCATCCCGGCGCTGGTGCAGCCCGGGGACCGCGTGCGGTTCCGCCCGGTGCGCGAGGTGGCCGTGGTGTCCCGACACAGGGCCACGCCCGTTGCCGAAGCGGGGCGCGGTGCCGCGGCGGAGCGTGACTCCGCGGGGCATCGCTTGCGGGGTTTCCGGGTTCTGTCGCCGGGACCGCACACCACGGTGCAGGACCTGGGCCGTCCCGGCCTTGCCCATCTTGGCCTCACAGCCTCCGGCGCCCTTGACCGGGCCGCCCTGCGCCGCGCCAACCGGTTGGTGGGCAATCCGGGAGTGGGCACCGGAGACGCCGGTTTGGAAATCGTTGCCGGCGCCCTGGCGCTGCAGGCCGTCGGGAGCCAGATCGTGGCCGTGACGGGCAGCGGCACACAATGGGTGACCGTCTCGGGCGGGCTGGAAAACGCCACCCCTTCGGGCACGCCCATCCAGCTCCGCGACGGCGACACCCTGCTCATGCGTCCCGATGCGGCAACCGGATTCCGGAGCTACCTGGCCGTCCGCGGCGGGCTGGACGTCCCGGCCGTCCTTGGCAGCCGGTCCACCGATGCCTTGTCCGGCACGGGCCCGGCACCACTTTCGGCGGGCATGTTCCTGCCGGTGGCCGCGGCCCATGCCGGCGCGGTGGGATTCCCCGAGCCCGAGCCGCCGCCGGGGGACGGCGTTACGGTGCTCCGATTTATCTCCGGCCCCAGGGAGGACTGGTTCACCCCCGATTCCGTGGCCGCCTTCCGGAGCCAGGACTGGACCGTCACGGCGCAGTCCAACCGCGTGGGGCTGCGGCTCGACGGCGTCGCCCTTGAACTTGCCCGGAAGGGGGAACTGCCCAGTGAGGGCATGGTGGCCGGCGCCATCCAACTGCCGCCGTCCGGCCTGCCGGTCCTGTTCCTGGCCGACCACCCCGTCACCGGCGGCTATCCGGTGATCGGGGTGGTCCTTCGGGCGGACCTGGACAAGGCGGCCCAGCTTGCGCCGGGTGCCAGGATGGCGTTTCGGGCGGTACCCTAG
- a CDS encoding SRPBCC family protein, translated as MSNEPTTDSQRTGESMDAAANTLTIVRVFNAPRELVFAAWTDPDQLAQWWGPKELYTPREKVAVDPTVGGTWTATMVMKETGMEFPSTAKFISIDPPRGFEMREEAGDIFPFAVTMTATFEELDGRTTMTVVQHFDVDNFDFSNSILGWGSQMEKLRDLLEG; from the coding sequence ATGAGCAACGAACCCACCACCGATTCCCAACGCACCGGCGAGAGCATGGATGCCGCCGCGAACACGCTGACGATCGTGCGTGTTTTCAACGCGCCCCGGGAACTGGTTTTCGCCGCCTGGACCGACCCCGACCAGCTCGCCCAGTGGTGGGGACCGAAGGAGCTGTACACGCCGCGGGAAAAGGTCGCCGTCGATCCGACCGTGGGCGGCACCTGGACGGCCACCATGGTCATGAAGGAAACCGGCATGGAGTTCCCCAGCACGGCAAAGTTCATCAGCATCGACCCTCCCCGCGGCTTTGAAATGCGCGAAGAGGCCGGCGACATCTTCCCGTTCGCCGTGACCATGACGGCCACCTTTGAGGAACTCGATGGCCGCACCACCATGACGGTTGTGCAGCACTTTGACGTGGACAACTTCGACTTCTCCAATTCCATCCTGGGCTGGGGAAGCCAGATGGAGAAGCTGCGCGACCTGCTGGAAGGCTGA
- a CDS encoding ArsR/SmtB family transcription factor: MATDRLSLIFGALADPTRRAILARLSEGEATVNELAEPFSISLPAISRHLKVLETAGLISRSRTAQWRSSRLEAAPLAEVTAYMEKYRRFWDDSFNRLERHLEQIQTEDKS; encoded by the coding sequence ATGGCAACGGACCGGCTCAGCTTGATCTTCGGAGCCCTGGCGGACCCCACCCGGCGGGCCATTCTGGCCCGTTTGAGCGAGGGCGAGGCCACGGTTAACGAATTGGCGGAGCCGTTCAGCATCTCACTCCCGGCCATCTCACGGCACCTGAAGGTGCTTGAAACCGCCGGACTCATTTCCCGCAGCCGGACCGCCCAATGGCGATCCAGCCGACTCGAAGCCGCACCACTTGCGGAAGTCACCGCATACATGGAGAAGTACCGCCGTTTTTGGGACGACAGCTTCAACCGGCTCGAACGCCACTTGGAACAGATCCAGACAGAGGACAAATCATGA
- a CDS encoding DUF1801 domain-containing protein yields the protein MTFARDPRVDDYIGALPAWQQEICERVRGLIHDADPAVVETIKRTVQPYFVLDGNVCALLAARDHVNVFLYDGAMVPDPEGIITAGHDNATARTVAFREGEPINERALLAMFRAIIANNRAGGWRKLKADPDRRPGL from the coding sequence GTGACTTTCGCCAGGGATCCCCGGGTCGATGACTACATCGGCGCCCTGCCGGCCTGGCAGCAGGAGATCTGCGAACGCGTCAGGGGACTGATCCACGACGCCGATCCCGCGGTGGTCGAGACCATCAAGCGCACCGTCCAGCCGTACTTTGTGCTCGACGGCAATGTGTGCGCGCTGCTCGCCGCCCGGGACCACGTGAACGTCTTCCTGTACGACGGCGCCATGGTCCCCGACCCGGAGGGCATCATTACGGCGGGCCACGACAACGCGACAGCGCGCACCGTAGCATTCCGGGAGGGGGAGCCCATCAACGAGCGCGCCCTGCTGGCCATGTTCCGCGCCATCATCGCCAACAACCGCGCCGGCGGCTGGCGGAAACTCAAGGCTGACCCGGACCGCCGCCCGGGACTTTAG
- a CDS encoding PLDc N-terminal domain-containing protein — MAAKQRWSNLSKRAKVRIVVGGCVQIALQLAALRDLSRRKPLEVNGPKPAWVAASFINFAGPIAYFVWGRKK, encoded by the coding sequence ATGGCAGCCAAGCAACGCTGGAGCAATCTGAGCAAACGGGCCAAGGTCCGGATCGTGGTGGGAGGATGCGTCCAGATAGCACTCCAACTGGCCGCCCTGCGGGACCTGTCCCGACGCAAGCCGCTGGAAGTCAACGGGCCCAAGCCGGCCTGGGTGGCGGCGTCGTTCATCAACTTTGCCGGACCCATCGCGTACTTTGTGTGGGGTCGGAAGAAGTAG
- a CDS encoding NUDIX hydrolase produces the protein METEKPLAPLEDACTVVLLRDGAEALEVLMLERPGTSSSFAGAWVFPGGKVDPEDRVGADGAELADLPAAHVAGLREVAEETGLRLAPESLVWLSQWTPMQRLPRRFRTWFLIAAAPGAEVVLNPGEHENFAWLAPAEALRRHAAGSMTLAPPTWVTLHHLAEFGTAGDALAQAAASVPFAYESLLVEGDAGASASGAQAGIMWHGDAEYPGHAPVGARHRLTMTALPWVFESTPGNPGPGR, from the coding sequence ATGGAGACTGAAAAGCCGTTGGCGCCGTTGGAAGATGCCTGCACCGTGGTGCTGTTGCGCGACGGTGCCGAAGCCCTTGAGGTGTTGATGCTTGAACGCCCCGGCACCAGCAGTTCTTTCGCCGGGGCTTGGGTTTTTCCCGGCGGCAAGGTGGATCCGGAGGACCGTGTTGGCGCGGACGGTGCCGAGCTGGCCGACCTCCCGGCGGCGCACGTTGCGGGACTTCGCGAGGTCGCCGAGGAAACGGGTCTGCGACTCGCGCCCGAAAGCCTGGTGTGGCTTTCGCAATGGACGCCCATGCAGCGGCTGCCCCGCCGTTTCCGCACCTGGTTCCTGATCGCCGCGGCCCCCGGCGCGGAGGTGGTGCTGAACCCCGGTGAGCACGAAAACTTCGCATGGCTGGCACCGGCCGAGGCGCTGCGACGGCACGCGGCAGGGTCCATGACCCTGGCGCCGCCCACTTGGGTCACCCTGCACCACCTCGCGGAATTCGGCACCGCAGGCGACGCCCTGGCCCAGGCCGCCGCATCCGTGCCGTTTGCGTATGAGAGCCTCCTGGTGGAGGGCGACGCCGGAGCGTCCGCGTCCGGGGCGCAGGCCGGCATCATGTGGCACGGGGATGCGGAGTACCCCGGCCACGCACCGGTGGGTGCGCGCCACCGGCTGACCATGACGGCCCTGCCGTGGGTGTTCGAATCAACCCCGGGCAACCCGGGCCCAGGGCGCTAG